One Formosa sp. Hel3_A1_48 genomic window, ATGTAAAAATTCCAATCTCCATTAATGCGAATAATCTTATAATTAAATATTTGCCAAATTCAATTTTGACACATCCTATTATACTTGTTTCTGGAATAAAATCTCAAGATGATGTGATGCGTGGTGAAGAAATTCAACTCTTGGGGTTATACCATGATTTAAAAATAAAGGAGAAGTGTGTTTTCGTTTTCCCAGGGACCCATTGTAAGCACATATATTGTGAAAATGGTTTATTAACTAATTTTAAAACCCAGATGACAGGTGAGATGTTTGACATTATTTGCAACCATTCAATACTGTCGGGTTCCATTTCAACAGGTTTATTGAACGCTAGAGCCATTGATGCATTCAAGCATGGTGTTAATCTTGTAAACACCTCAAACTCCATCCTCAATACGCTTTTTTCAATTCGAACGAATACCTTATTCGGTCATAAAGACAATAAAGAAAATTTTTATATCCTGAGTGGTCTTTTAATCGGTGAAGAGTTAAGCGCAATAAATACTAAAAACCAAATTGTTTTGTGTGCTGAAAATTCCCTTTATGATCTCTACAAACTTGCTATTTCACAACTTGGATTATCTTCAAACACTATTTTTGTTGAGCAAGAAAAAGTTAAAAAATCGGTAATCATGGGGCATAATCAAGTGTTTAAAATATTGGAATTATGAAAAAAAACACATTTAACTTA contains:
- a CDS encoding 2-dehydro-3-deoxygalactonokinase, producing the protein MENVKFISVDWGTSNFRLNLVDYNLNVVKTIQTNNGIKSIAENLNKINGNHVDIFLNYIKNQLKKIEIFNNSVPIIISGMASSSIGIEELPYVKIPISINANNLIIKYLPNSILTHPIILVSGIKSQDDVMRGEEIQLLGLYHDLKIKEKCVFVFPGTHCKHIYCENGLLTNFKTQMTGEMFDIICNHSILSGSISTGLLNARAIDAFKHGVNLVNTSNSILNTLFSIRTNTLFGHKDNKENFYILSGLLIGEELSAINTKNQIVLCAENSLYDLYKLAISQLGLSSNTIFVEQEKVKKSVIMGHNQVFKILEL